A single window of Streptomyces sp. NBC_00464 DNA harbors:
- a CDS encoding HAD family hydrolase has translation MSLPVNSIKAVLFDLDGTLFDYDGSVTKALHGWLPELGVDPSDDVLELWRRLERKHYPAAHSGLISWSEHRRLRLREFLTALERPVDEPVLLEVFAGYLDRFEQSYRPYPDAARALNRVRAAGITTGILTNGSTGRQTGKLRGTGLLGLCDVVCASEDLGAAKPDPDAFLRACVRLGEVPGAVLMVGDNHEWDVLAARAAGLPALHLDRQGTHSGPDPYRISTLDELLISS, from the coding sequence GTGTCCTTGCCTGTGAACTCCATAAAAGCCGTCCTCTTCGACCTCGACGGAACTCTCTTCGATTACGATGGATCGGTGACGAAGGCCCTGCACGGCTGGCTTCCCGAGCTGGGTGTCGATCCTTCCGACGACGTACTGGAACTCTGGCGAAGGCTGGAGCGCAAGCACTATCCTGCGGCTCATTCCGGACTCATCAGCTGGAGCGAACACAGAAGACTGCGGCTGCGGGAGTTCCTCACCGCCCTGGAACGACCGGTCGACGAACCGGTGCTCCTGGAGGTGTTCGCCGGCTACCTCGACCGTTTCGAACAGTCCTACCGGCCCTATCCCGACGCCGCTCGCGCCCTGAACCGGGTCCGCGCGGCCGGTATCACCACCGGAATCCTGACCAACGGCTCCACCGGGCGGCAGACCGGAAAGCTGCGCGGGACCGGGCTGCTCGGCCTGTGCGACGTGGTCTGCGCCTCGGAGGACCTGGGCGCGGCCAAGCCCGACCCCGACGCCTTCCTGCGCGCCTGCGTACGGCTCGGGGAGGTGCCCGGCGCCGTCCTCATGGTCGGCGACAACCACGAGTGGGACGTACTCGCCGCCCGCGCGGCCGGGCTGCCCGCGCTGCACCTGGACCGTCAAGGCACGCATTCCGGCCCGGACCCCTACCGAATCAGCACGCTCGATGAACTGCTCATCTCTTCTTAA
- a CDS encoding radical SAM protein codes for MLFQNGKQERLDRTFLETETERLDRKVAKEGFAKLSTPERYLFARGLADLPIETLDELGSMTPMVKKAIQRLEKTDNRTYARVSANLLAPVVADGSVYGIDRSPLEDGPAAIFVPNVGGQYPVRGGTVGNRSRRVLGIQPPIGSFYVASWLGLLGVEVKAFNLELGDSEFEACDAALDQLGERCYFLFSTSNFFTQTEIESMYFLNEQCRRHEDRGYVPRLVGAGYSSYFNRREYLDYTPLDIVVGPHGETSEADMIFSSGYEGPRDTRPALELFSDIPNLHLADRTGDAVQVHDTRVVKLTEFERRVFSGGLDVNLMELDTKYWTPTNIMDVCAPDDLNIPLELAELPQIDEESGTDEAGRETGARARATLSLSNYVHRPNAIKMMTVFGSCPRACEFCQLTQWGEQLYFYDGSEAVRAMNRAASAYPDLQMYIFEDDDFLLRRSHVDSLISALRDNEPTQGKTIYVSTVPMEVDPDIMLDLRDVGFRAMLLGLETPVERVARQIGKFKARYNWDHILEAPKIGHDAGLHMRITAIPFYPLVQEDDLAGVLNGLLDFITYKTGISVAVHPLVKAAPGIEITKHGAHEVTTKPYVLPDGSERSIDLLQYVMPDDPIVKAVALEAIKTTADRVDSIVEALGTNGGDHPSALGVVALFASTVEAWRRTPGRNVDDEVLDALDARLKAAIDQITFKHRAMTDVQGALKGQGLNPASVSDYLTEENAPYLHLGLRMAADFGTPEEAVAAARIATFAQAEGFTDWTVQHSLGYALKRKMPLDVQRELTTLVEGLGEPVRPVIKQHAPKLLRLAQA; via the coding sequence TTGTTGTTCCAGAACGGCAAGCAGGAGCGTCTCGACCGCACTTTCCTGGAGACCGAGACCGAGCGGCTGGACCGCAAGGTGGCCAAGGAGGGCTTCGCGAAGCTCTCCACCCCCGAGCGCTATCTGTTCGCCCGTGGTCTGGCAGACCTGCCGATCGAGACCCTGGACGAACTGGGCTCCATGACGCCGATGGTGAAGAAGGCCATCCAGCGCCTGGAGAAGACCGACAACCGCACCTACGCCCGGGTGTCCGCCAACCTGTTGGCCCCCGTCGTGGCCGACGGCTCCGTCTACGGCATCGACCGCAGCCCCCTGGAGGACGGCCCGGCGGCGATCTTCGTGCCCAACGTCGGCGGCCAGTACCCGGTGCGCGGCGGCACGGTCGGCAACCGCTCACGCCGCGTCCTCGGCATCCAGCCGCCGATCGGCTCGTTCTACGTGGCGTCCTGGCTGGGGCTGCTGGGCGTGGAGGTCAAGGCCTTCAACCTCGAACTCGGCGACTCCGAGTTCGAGGCCTGCGACGCCGCACTCGACCAGCTCGGGGAGCGCTGTTACTTCCTCTTCTCGACCTCGAACTTCTTCACCCAGACCGAGATCGAGTCCATGTACTTCCTCAACGAGCAGTGCCGTCGGCACGAGGACCGCGGCTACGTGCCGCGCCTCGTCGGCGCCGGCTACAGCTCGTACTTCAACCGCCGTGAGTACCTGGACTACACCCCGCTGGACATCGTCGTCGGACCGCACGGCGAGACCAGCGAGGCGGACATGATCTTCTCGTCCGGGTACGAGGGCCCCCGGGACACCCGGCCCGCCCTGGAACTCTTCAGCGACATCCCCAACCTGCACCTGGCCGACCGCACCGGCGACGCCGTGCAGGTCCACGACACCCGGGTCGTCAAGCTCACCGAGTTCGAGCGCCGCGTCTTCTCCGGCGGCCTCGACGTCAATCTCATGGAGCTCGACACCAAGTACTGGACGCCCACGAACATCATGGACGTCTGCGCGCCGGACGACCTCAACATCCCGCTGGAGCTGGCCGAACTCCCCCAGATCGACGAGGAGTCCGGCACCGACGAGGCGGGCCGGGAGACCGGCGCGAGGGCCCGCGCCACGCTCAGCCTGAGCAACTACGTACACCGCCCGAACGCCATCAAGATGATGACGGTGTTCGGCAGCTGCCCCAGGGCCTGCGAGTTCTGCCAGCTCACGCAGTGGGGCGAGCAGCTCTACTTCTACGACGGCAGTGAGGCCGTGCGCGCCATGAACCGCGCCGCGAGTGCCTACCCCGACCTCCAGATGTACATCTTCGAGGACGACGACTTCCTGCTGCGCCGCTCGCACGTGGATTCCCTGATCTCGGCGCTGCGCGACAACGAGCCGACGCAGGGCAAGACCATCTACGTCTCCACCGTCCCGATGGAGGTGGACCCCGACATCATGCTGGACCTGCGTGACGTCGGCTTCCGGGCCATGCTGCTCGGTCTGGAGACCCCGGTGGAGCGGGTCGCCCGCCAGATCGGCAAGTTCAAGGCCCGCTACAACTGGGACCACATCCTCGAAGCGCCCAAGATCGGCCACGACGCCGGTCTGCACATGCGGATCACCGCCATCCCGTTCTACCCGCTGGTGCAGGAGGACGACCTGGCCGGCGTCCTCAACGGGCTGCTCGACTTCATCACCTACAAGACGGGCATATCCGTCGCCGTGCACCCGCTGGTCAAGGCGGCGCCCGGCATCGAGATCACCAAGCACGGCGCCCACGAGGTGACGACCAAGCCGTACGTCCTGCCCGACGGCTCCGAGCGCTCGATCGACCTGCTCCAGTACGTCATGCCGGACGACCCGATCGTCAAGGCGGTGGCCCTCGAAGCCATCAAGACCACCGCGGACCGAGTGGACTCCATTGTCGAGGCGCTGGGCACCAACGGCGGTGACCACCCCTCCGCACTCGGTGTGGTGGCCCTGTTCGCCAGCACCGTCGAGGCGTGGCGCCGGACGCCGGGCCGCAACGTGGACGACGAGGTGCTCGACGCCCTCGACGCCCGCCTCAAGGCGGCGATCGACCAGATCACCTTCAAGCACCGGGCCATGACCGACGTACAGGGCGCCCTCAAGGGACAAGGCCTCAACCCCGCCTCCGTGTCCGACTACCTCACCGAGGAGAACGCACCGTACCTGCACCTCGGACTCCGGATGGCCGCCGACTTCGGCACTCCCGAGGAGGCCGTGGCCGCCGCCCGGATCGCGACGTTCGCACAGGCCGAGGGCTTCACCGACTGGACCGTCCAGCACAGCCTCGGCTACGCCCTCAAGCGCAAGATGCCCCTGGACGTCCAGCGTGAGCTGACCACCCTGGTGGAGGGTCTGGGTGAGCCCGTCCGGCCGGTCATCAAGCAGCACGCCCCCAAGCTGCTGCGCCTGGCCCAGGCGTAG
- a CDS encoding DinB family protein has product MTFTRTELLASMDEQWKRIELVASVLDEVADLPTGVGTWTVRDTLCHLAVYYPEHEVGEQMAKLRRLAEAGRTNRRPDFDIDAANVERLRVFEGMPVAEVLDIVAKARRTIRAEIGALDDTFLALPVAGTAWGDVVPVGRVVAESTCTHDEGHLDEIVHAVRAHDATVGAVLR; this is encoded by the coding sequence ATGACGTTCACCAGGACCGAGCTGCTGGCCTCGATGGACGAGCAGTGGAAGCGTATTGAGCTGGTCGCCTCCGTCCTCGACGAAGTCGCGGACCTGCCGACCGGCGTGGGCACCTGGACCGTCCGGGACACCCTGTGCCACCTCGCCGTCTACTACCCCGAGCACGAGGTGGGCGAGCAGATGGCCAAGCTGCGCCGACTCGCCGAAGCGGGCCGGACGAACCGTCGGCCCGACTTCGACATCGACGCCGCCAACGTCGAGCGGCTGCGCGTCTTCGAAGGCATGCCGGTGGCCGAGGTCCTCGACATCGTCGCGAAGGCCCGGCGCACGATCCGCGCCGAGATCGGGGCCCTCGACGACACCTTCCTGGCGCTCCCCGTGGCCGGCACGGCCTGGGGCGACGTCGTGCCGGTGGGCCGCGTGGTCGCGGAGTCGACCTGCACCCACGACGAGGGGCACCTGGACGAGATCGTCCACGCCGTCCGGGCACATGACGCGACTGTCGGGGCCGTCCTGCGGTGA
- a CDS encoding phosphotransferase, with amino-acid sequence MTAPLAPEALDAATLSVLLGSGAGSGPFDPEQELTFEQVEGAAHVWRVRPTPAVPRAGRPAPPNSLIVKFPPADDGVRAFKERLGLPAVEHALHGPDGVQGTALLRLPGLRGGGPAAAGVLVLDDMADGTLPPRPALSVADSERAVRALASFHARWWARIPDAWQWLPDEAAPARANFLVGTFGSAGLSALAEADWLPTEVRHGSARLAERAPALLRALSAPPLTVVHGDLHPANILFPADPAEPGIRVIDWEAATRSRGPVDLAFLIANSEADDDLELLDLYRRELAATVPGITADGLLSDYRRALLYYYLRRVALRAAYAGVPDDPAMRRVAAALVRHRAFDELDAL; translated from the coding sequence GTGACTGCGCCCCTGGCCCCCGAGGCGCTCGACGCGGCCACTCTGTCCGTCCTGCTCGGGTCCGGTGCCGGGTCCGGTCCCTTCGACCCGGAGCAGGAACTGACCTTCGAGCAGGTGGAGGGCGCGGCCCACGTGTGGCGGGTACGCCCGACCCCGGCCGTGCCCCGCGCCGGCCGCCCCGCGCCGCCGAACTCACTGATCGTCAAGTTCCCGCCGGCCGACGACGGCGTACGTGCGTTCAAGGAACGGCTCGGCCTGCCGGCCGTGGAGCACGCCCTGCACGGCCCGGACGGTGTCCAGGGCACCGCACTGCTGCGCCTGCCCGGACTGCGCGGCGGGGGTCCTGCGGCGGCCGGCGTCCTGGTCCTCGACGACATGGCCGACGGAACCCTCCCGCCCCGCCCCGCGCTGTCCGTCGCCGACAGCGAGCGGGCGGTCCGGGCCCTTGCCTCGTTCCACGCCCGCTGGTGGGCCCGCATCCCGGACGCGTGGCAGTGGCTGCCCGATGAGGCCGCCCCGGCACGCGCGAACTTCCTTGTGGGCACGTTCGGTTCGGCGGGGCTCTCCGCCCTCGCCGAGGCGGACTGGCTGCCCACCGAGGTGCGCCACGGATCCGCACGCCTCGCCGAACGGGCGCCGGCCCTGTTGCGGGCGCTGAGCGCGCCTCCCCTCACCGTCGTCCACGGTGATCTGCACCCGGCCAACATCCTGTTCCCCGCCGACCCTGCGGAGCCGGGCATCCGGGTGATCGACTGGGAAGCCGCGACGCGCAGCCGCGGACCGGTGGATCTGGCCTTCCTCATCGCCAACAGCGAGGCCGACGACGACCTGGAACTGCTCGACCTGTACCGGAGGGAGCTGGCAGCCACGGTGCCCGGCATCACGGCCGACGGGCTGCTGAGCGACTACCGTCGCGCCCTCCTGTACTACTACCTGCGCAGGGTGGCGCTCCGCGCGGCGTACGCGGGGGTCCCCGACGACCCGGCGATGCGCCGGGTCGCGGCAGCCCTGGTGCGGCATCGCGCCTTCGACGAACTCGACGCGCTGTGA
- a CDS encoding class I SAM-dependent methyltransferase, which produces MTVPGRHDIGRPSSTALGNAFMRAFHSAHEPKPVHTDLVARQLLSEQEWTSFRTSVLASSAVRGPQAEQDPEGAIRRYLRAGSVAAPHVLLRGRHTEDALRRTCERGASQYVLLGAGFDSFALRRPEWAERLTVYEVDRSATQELKRARVARLRPDGVPGLRMVPADLAKQRLDAVLRRIPGLDGTRHTFVAWSGVTYYLDEKAISATLEALGDFFTGGLTIVLDYWEAAQLAEPQDPLVASMAASVRRNGEPFVWGASPGEMAALAGSTGYRVTADVSAVEVAETCRAQGSVTLAPHPIGRFAELER; this is translated from the coding sequence ATGACCGTCCCCGGCCGTCACGACATCGGAAGGCCCAGTTCCACAGCACTGGGCAATGCCTTCATGCGAGCCTTCCACAGCGCCCACGAGCCGAAGCCGGTCCACACCGACCTTGTGGCGCGGCAGTTGCTGAGCGAGCAGGAGTGGACGTCCTTCCGTACGAGCGTCCTCGCCTCGTCGGCAGTGCGCGGGCCGCAGGCCGAACAGGACCCGGAGGGCGCCATCCGCCGCTATTTGCGCGCCGGTTCGGTGGCGGCGCCGCACGTGCTGCTGCGCGGCCGCCACACCGAGGACGCCCTGCGCCGCACCTGCGAGCGCGGAGCGAGTCAGTACGTGCTGCTCGGCGCCGGCTTCGACAGCTTCGCCCTGCGCCGCCCCGAGTGGGCGGAACGGCTGACGGTGTACGAGGTCGACCGGTCGGCCACGCAGGAGCTGAAGCGGGCCCGGGTGGCCCGGCTGCGCCCCGACGGAGTGCCCGGGCTGCGCATGGTCCCGGCGGACCTCGCCAAGCAGCGGCTCGATGCGGTGCTGCGGCGGATCCCCGGGCTCGACGGCACCCGGCACACCTTCGTGGCGTGGAGCGGCGTGACGTACTACCTGGACGAGAAGGCGATCAGCGCCACGCTGGAGGCGCTGGGCGACTTCTTCACCGGCGGGCTGACCATCGTGCTCGACTACTGGGAGGCGGCGCAGCTGGCCGAGCCCCAGGACCCCCTCGTCGCGAGCATGGCGGCGAGCGTACGGCGCAATGGCGAACCATTTGTCTGGGGCGCCTCGCCCGGGGAGATGGCTGCACTGGCAGGCTCGACGGGATACCGCGTGACCGCCGACGTCAGCGCGGTCGAGGTGGCGGAGACCTGTCGGGCGCAGGGCAGCGTCACCCTGGCTCCGCATCCCATCGGCCGGTTCGCGGAGCTGGAGAGGTGA
- a CDS encoding DUF402 domain-containing protein yields MTGESVTGESTTGESVTGESVTGESTTGESVTGESTTGESMTGGSTAAQRRWSPGEQVLVQEVWRGRVWSARPMTAVRDDGDFLALWMPAGTEWRAPDSPPDRPAPADRGERIAECLVRSDWVHIDRVWRMNTLWLMPRGLHHVVWVCWDRKGAHLGWYVNFQRPYEREGATIQYMDYALDLRVAPDGTATWKDEDDLAQLTSRGLVSPETVRSMRAEGEELSRSALRHEPPFDERWNGWHPDPAWPPPVLDPRWSLPGLGSGEDAG; encoded by the coding sequence ATGACGGGTGAATCGGTGACGGGTGAATCCACGACGGGTGAATCGGTGACGGGTGAATCGGTGACGGGTGAATCCACGACGGGTGAATCGGTGACGGGTGAATCCACGACGGGTGAATCCATGACGGGTGGATCCACGGCGGCACAGCGACGATGGTCGCCGGGCGAGCAGGTGCTGGTACAGGAGGTCTGGCGGGGCCGGGTATGGTCCGCACGGCCGATGACGGCGGTGCGGGACGACGGCGATTTCCTTGCTCTGTGGATGCCTGCGGGCACCGAGTGGCGCGCGCCCGACTCTCCGCCGGACAGGCCGGCGCCGGCCGATCGGGGCGAGCGGATCGCCGAGTGTCTGGTCCGGTCGGACTGGGTGCACATCGACCGGGTCTGGCGGATGAACACGCTCTGGCTCATGCCGCGCGGTCTTCACCATGTGGTCTGGGTCTGCTGGGACCGGAAGGGCGCGCACCTCGGCTGGTACGTCAACTTCCAGCGTCCGTACGAGCGTGAGGGCGCCACCATCCAGTACATGGACTACGCCCTGGACCTCCGGGTTGCTCCGGACGGCACCGCGACCTGGAAGGACGAGGACGATCTCGCGCAGTTGACGAGCCGGGGTCTCGTGTCTCCGGAGACCGTCCGCTCGATGCGGGCGGAGGGAGAGGAGTTGAGCCGGTCGGCGCTGCGGCACGAGCCCCCGTTCGACGAACGCTGGAACGGCTGGCATCCCGACCCGGCCTGGCCGCCGCCGGTCCTCGACCCTCGCTGGTCCCTTCCGGGTCTCGGCTCGGGCGAGGACGCCGGCTGA
- a CDS encoding LysR family transcriptional regulator: MQDFSRLLALMAVAETGSISAAASKLGYTPPALSQQMAKLEREARVQLLVRHRRGARLTAAGELLVRRAREIEAILRATETDLVQFLEVSEEQIRIGTFTTGGIHLLPPVLAELRRRHTRIALSLQEFDHPDGLGPLGDGDIDLLLTSSYIHGRHSPVPAGLSSEVLLEEELLLVAHEGHPLTADSVPLHWTALAGFPLIIGRRGLADRETLEALFASRAMAPPVVAFETANSAMACALASSGVGVACVPRTAVEASTALISTRPFAAQPLKRVVNLLWRSSDTTPLVRKARCVFRETFARSGGAPSARPAQQATAASAY, translated from the coding sequence GTGCAGGATTTCAGCCGACTGCTCGCGCTCATGGCGGTGGCGGAAACGGGTTCGATCTCTGCGGCCGCGTCGAAACTCGGTTACACACCACCGGCGTTGAGTCAACAAATGGCCAAACTCGAACGGGAAGCACGTGTGCAGCTGCTCGTCCGGCATCGCCGGGGTGCGCGCCTCACCGCCGCCGGTGAGCTGCTCGTACGGCGCGCTCGCGAGATCGAGGCGATCCTGCGGGCCACGGAGACCGACCTCGTGCAGTTCCTCGAAGTCTCGGAGGAGCAGATACGCATCGGCACCTTCACCACGGGCGGGATCCATCTTCTGCCCCCCGTACTGGCGGAGTTGCGCCGCAGGCATACGAGAATCGCCCTGTCTCTCCAGGAGTTCGACCATCCCGACGGACTCGGGCCGCTGGGGGACGGCGACATCGACCTCCTGCTCACCTCCTCGTACATTCACGGCCGGCACTCCCCCGTTCCCGCAGGGCTGAGTTCGGAGGTGCTCCTTGAGGAGGAGCTGCTTCTGGTGGCCCACGAGGGGCATCCTCTGACCGCTGACAGCGTGCCTCTGCACTGGACGGCGCTGGCCGGCTTCCCGCTGATCATCGGGCGGCGCGGCCTGGCCGACCGCGAGACGCTGGAGGCGTTGTTCGCGAGCCGGGCGATGGCGCCTCCGGTGGTCGCGTTCGAGACGGCGAACTCCGCCATGGCCTGCGCCCTCGCCAGCAGCGGGGTCGGAGTCGCCTGCGTGCCGAGAACAGCGGTCGAGGCGAGTACCGCACTCATCAGCACCCGGCCCTTCGCAGCCCAGCCATTGAAACGTGTCGTCAACCTTCTGTGGCGCAGCTCGGACACAACACCGCTGGTGCGCAAGGCCCGTTGCGTGTTCCGTGAGACCTTCGCGCGCAGCGGCGGTGCCCCGAGTGCCAGACCGGCACAGCAGGCGACTGCCGCCTCGGCGTACTGA
- a CDS encoding AMIN-like domain-containing (lipo)protein: protein MAAVPALALPAATTATADTSVGDSVSAAASTCYQPCIQGIRFATHDGYDRLVFDFNGKTEFTTETNTTGLYTPLSGQDTYLTTKGASYLFIRMTPASFYDDAGNQVFTGPMQQVVDLPTLKGIELTGLHAGVISFGISLGPSTRYNAFQLTQPDRLVIDVYR from the coding sequence ATGGCAGCCGTCCCGGCGCTTGCACTGCCCGCGGCCACCACGGCCACCGCGGACACGTCCGTGGGCGATTCCGTGTCCGCCGCCGCCTCCACGTGCTACCAGCCCTGCATACAGGGGATCCGTTTCGCGACGCACGACGGATACGACCGCCTGGTGTTCGACTTCAACGGTAAGACTGAATTCACGACGGAAACCAACACGACGGGTCTGTACACCCCGTTGAGTGGGCAGGATACGTACCTCACGACCAAGGGTGCCTCATACCTGTTCATCAGGATGACGCCCGCGAGTTTCTACGACGATGCGGGAAATCAAGTCTTCACGGGTCCCATGCAGCAGGTGGTGGACCTTCCCACGCTGAAGGGGATAGAACTGACGGGTCTGCATGCGGGCGTGATCAGTTTCGGTATTTCACTCGGACCGTCGACTCGCTACAACGCTTTCCAGCTCACTCAGCCGGACCGTCTGGTCATTGACGTCTACAGGTAG
- a CDS encoding glyoxalase has translation MSSPIEALTLEVADTTAAHRFYTALGLDTRVGLRSSDAPTTGFRGFSLSLTMSQPADVRGFVDAALDAGATSLKPAAKSFWGYGGVVRAPDGTIWKIATSAKKDTAPATGRIDRMVLLLGTASVTASKRFYVEHGLAVAKSFGSKYVEFDTQDSPVSLALYGRRALAKDVGVPVDGTGSHRIALVGGTGAFTDPDGFGWEAASLTPAP, from the coding sequence ATGAGCTCCCCCATCGAAGCCCTCACCCTTGAGGTGGCCGACACCACGGCCGCCCACCGCTTCTACACCGCCCTCGGCCTGGACACCCGGGTGGGCCTGCGCTCCTCGGACGCGCCCACCACCGGATTCCGCGGGTTCTCGCTGTCGCTCACGATGTCCCAGCCGGCCGACGTCCGCGGCTTCGTCGACGCCGCCCTCGACGCGGGCGCGACATCGCTGAAGCCTGCCGCCAAGTCGTTCTGGGGCTACGGCGGCGTCGTCCGGGCCCCGGACGGAACGATCTGGAAGATCGCCACATCGGCGAAGAAGGACACCGCCCCGGCCACCGGGCGGATCGACCGGATGGTGCTCCTGCTGGGCACTGCGAGCGTGACCGCCAGCAAGCGCTTCTACGTCGAGCACGGCCTCGCCGTGGCCAAGAGCTTCGGCAGCAAGTACGTCGAGTTCGACACCCAGGACAGCCCCGTCAGCCTGGCCCTGTACGGGCGCCGCGCCCTCGCCAAGGACGTCGGCGTCCCGGTCGACGGCACCGGCTCGCACCGGATCGCGCTCGTGGGCGGCACCGGCGCCTTCACCGACCCGGACGGGTTCGGCTGGGAGGCCGCGTCACTGACGCCCGCGCCTTGA
- a CDS encoding IclR family transcriptional regulator: MPPAASPTLIGSVQRALRLLEAAADHPHGATAKQLARRAQLPLSTTYHLLRTLVHENYLRRDRGLYVPGDATLNLGRPVPPGSGPSHWLADVARDLDAAVYYALYVDGEIRLTHAMDGPSHPKVEEGASFGTSAHAHAIGQCLLAQLDEASRREHLDRHPPFPLTRNTVTEPETVLSRLARTRRGEPALETEEYAMGAVCAAVPITIGAVPSTIALSLPLTESHRLHSTAQQLKARSERTLTSHAFTVTG; encoded by the coding sequence GTGCCCCCCGCAGCGTCCCCCACCCTGATCGGTTCCGTACAGCGCGCCCTGCGGCTCCTGGAAGCGGCGGCCGACCATCCGCACGGCGCCACGGCGAAGCAGCTGGCCCGCCGCGCCCAACTGCCGCTGAGCACGACGTACCACTTGCTGCGCACCCTCGTGCATGAGAACTACCTGCGGCGGGACCGGGGCCTGTACGTGCCCGGGGACGCCACCCTCAACCTCGGCCGCCCCGTCCCGCCCGGCTCCGGCCCCTCGCACTGGCTGGCCGATGTGGCCCGCGACCTGGACGCGGCCGTCTACTACGCGCTCTACGTGGACGGCGAAATACGGCTCACGCACGCGATGGACGGCCCCTCCCACCCGAAGGTCGAAGAGGGCGCGTCCTTCGGCACATCCGCCCACGCCCACGCCATCGGCCAGTGCCTCCTGGCCCAGCTGGACGAAGCCTCCCGCCGGGAGCATCTGGACCGCCATCCGCCCTTTCCCCTGACGCGGAACACGGTGACGGAGCCCGAAACCGTCCTCAGCCGGCTGGCCCGTACCCGCAGGGGCGAGCCGGCGCTCGAGACCGAGGAGTACGCGATGGGCGCGGTCTGCGCCGCCGTACCCATCACCATCGGCGCCGTCCCCTCGACCATCGCCCTCTCGCTTCCGCTGACCGAGTCGCACCGGCTGCACAGCACCGCCCAGCAGCTCAAGGCGCGCAGCGAACGCACGCTGACCTCGCACGCGTTCACCGTCACCGGCTGA
- a CDS encoding class I adenylate-forming enzyme family protein, whose protein sequence is MADTAVTEAAARVRAALSGPGGPFAVVREEGGPQAGSLVYADGPRTLREFVETTWAFGDQPFLIAGERSCSYGEFFAAASALACRLSERYGLRPGDRVVVAMRDCPEWQIAFWAAQLAGLVAVPLAARWTEGEFTYALDDCGPGALLVDGERLPLVADWARRVGARVIVFHGEDHDRTQEDRVERYEDLPAPDPFAAPPDVEIRPEDDATIIYTSGTAGRPRGAVATQLAQAGAARNPRFHAAVSALGRGVIPGQGPAPVTLLTFPFSDVAAFAGLCAAMSAGGAVVLMREWDAREALRLIREHRVTQYSGAPATALQLLAEAARTEDALESLRVLETGGAAAPRDLLARLTAGYGERIEPRNGYGPAETGGCVMANLGAEYRLHPGSAGRPTPSTEVRIAGPAGEALPEGETGELWLRGQALARGYWQDEEATAQAFTGGWFRTGDLAVIRDGRVDGADGASRTVRGG, encoded by the coding sequence GTGGCCGACACCGCCGTGACCGAAGCGGCGGCGCGTGTGCGTGCCGCGCTGAGCGGTCCCGGCGGTCCGTTCGCCGTGGTTCGGGAGGAGGGCGGACCGCAGGCGGGCTCACTGGTGTACGCGGACGGGCCCAGGACGCTCCGTGAGTTCGTGGAGACGACGTGGGCGTTCGGGGACCAGCCGTTCCTGATCGCGGGGGAGCGCAGCTGTTCGTACGGCGAGTTCTTCGCCGCCGCGTCCGCGCTGGCATGCCGGCTGAGCGAGAGGTACGGGCTCCGCCCGGGCGACCGGGTGGTGGTCGCGATGCGCGACTGCCCGGAGTGGCAGATCGCGTTCTGGGCCGCCCAGCTGGCCGGGCTGGTCGCCGTGCCGCTGGCCGCCCGGTGGACGGAGGGCGAGTTCACATACGCGCTCGACGACTGCGGGCCGGGGGCGCTGCTGGTCGACGGGGAGCGGTTGCCGCTGGTGGCGGACTGGGCCCGGAGGGTTGGGGCGCGGGTGATCGTCTTTCACGGTGAGGACCACGACCGCACTCAGGAGGACCGCGTCGAGCGGTACGAGGACCTGCCGGCGCCCGATCCGTTCGCCGCGCCGCCCGACGTCGAGATCCGGCCCGAGGACGACGCGACGATCATCTATACCTCGGGGACCGCCGGCAGGCCCAGGGGTGCCGTGGCCACACAGCTGGCCCAGGCGGGTGCCGCGCGCAACCCGCGCTTTCATGCGGCGGTCTCCGCGCTCGGCCGGGGAGTCATTCCGGGGCAGGGGCCCGCGCCCGTCACGCTGCTGACGTTCCCGTTCTCCGACGTAGCCGCCTTCGCCGGCCTCTGCGCCGCGATGTCGGCGGGTGGCGCCGTCGTCCTGATGCGCGAGTGGGACGCCCGGGAGGCGCTGCGGCTGATCCGGGAGCACCGGGTCACGCAGTACTCCGGGGCGCCCGCGACCGCCCTCCAGCTGCTTGCCGAGGCCGCGCGGACGGAAGACGCCCTGGAGAGCCTCCGGGTGCTGGAGACCGGTGGGGCTGCGGCACCACGGGACCTGCTCGCACGGCTGACCGCCGGCTACGGGGAGCGGATCGAGCCGCGCAACGGTTACGGGCCGGCCGAGACCGGCGGCTGCGTCATGGCGAACCTCGGCGCCGAGTACCGCCTCCACCCGGGCAGCGCGGGGCGGCCGACGCCGAGCACCGAGGTGCGGATCGCCGGTCCGGCGGGCGAGGCGCTGCCCGAAGGGGAGACCGGCGAACTGTGGCTCCGTGGCCAGGCGCTGGCCCGTGGGTACTGGCAGGACGAGGAGGCCACGGCGCAGGCGTTCACCGGCGGCTGGTTCCGTACCGGAGACCTGGCGGTGATCCGGGACGGGCGGGTGGACGGCGCGGACGGGGCGTCGCGGACGGTCAGAGGCGGGTGA